In the Myxococcota bacterium genome, GCATGCGACCCACGTATGCGGCGTCGGCCTGCTGCTGCTCGGGCGTGCCCGGGTTGGACAGGTTGAAGACCACCGCCGCGTCGCGGCTCAGACGCTCGCCCCGGAGCATCCGCTGGCCGATCTCGCGCGCCTCGGGCATGGTGAGATCGCCTTCGCGCCGAACGAAGGGGAACGCCGACGGCTCCCGGCGCGCGAGCGCTGCGAGTCTGCGCAGGCCGAGAAGCTGCGGGAACAGCAGGTTCTGGACGCCCGGGCGATCGAAGCCGTGGACGTGCACGTCGGCGAAGGACGCGAGTGCCTTGCCGAGCGGGCCCGCCAGGGCGTCGTCGGCTTTCGCGCGTGAGGGTGCCTGCAAGAGTAGGCACGCCGTCCAACGGATGTCTCCGAGCTGACGCGAGTAGCCGCCGTTCGCGGCGACCCGGCCGGCGTAGACCCAGGTGAGCGCTGCTTCCGTCTGTGCCTTGAGCCTGCGCAGGGCGTCGAGGACCGCGGCGTCGGAATCGTCTTCAGTGCGCAGGTAGACGATGAGGTGAAACGCGTCGTCGCCGTAGACGAGCGGTTGGAGGTCCTGGGCGGCGTCCCGCCGCACGCCGAGGTAGCGCGCGTGCTGCCAGGCGGCGGCACCAAGGATGGCGATCGCGAGAACGAGCAGCGCCCACTTCATGCGACTTCCTCCCGAGCGCGCGTCGCGCGCCGCTGCAGAAGATACCGGGAGTGAGAGCGGGGGCAGGGAGGTCCGGTCCGACGCGGGGACCTGGCGCAGGGGGTGGCGAGGGGACTTATTGTGGATACGATATATCTGCAAATAGAGAGGCGGACGCGACATGAAGATCGGAAAGGGCGTCGAGTGGGCCGCCCACACCTGTGCGCTGCTCGCCTTGCTGCCGCCGGGCGCCGCCCTTTCCGGGGAAGCGCTGGCCGACTTCCTGGGCGTGCCCACCCCGTACCTGGCGAAGCAGCTCCAGGCCCTGAGCCGGGCGGGGATCGTCGAGGCGAAGCGCGGCGCGGCGGGCGGCTACTGGCTGGCCCGCCCCCCCGAGCGCGTGTCGCTCTGGGACGTCACCGCCGCGCTCGAAGGCAGCGAGCCGAGCTTCCGCTGCACCGAAGTGCGGCGCAGCGGCCCCTGCGGCGCGTCGCCGGCGGAGTGCGCGGGTCCGTGCACGATCGCGGCGGCGTTCCGGCATGCCGAGGAGGGCTACCGGCAGGCCCTCGCGTCGGTCCCGCTCACCGAAGTGGTCGCCGGCGTCGCCCGGGATGCGACGTCCGCGCGAAAGCAGCGCATCCGCGCGTGGATCGATCAGAACGCGGCGCTGCCCGCCTGAAGACGAGAGAGGAATCACCATGCTCCAGGAAGACCGACTCCCGAATCACTCCGCCCTCACCCTGGCCGCGCGTTTCCTGTTCACGGGGGTGTTCTTCCTGTCGGGCATCACGCACTTCACGAACGTCGGCCGCTACGTCGCGCTGATGCCCGAAGCCATTCCTTTCCGTGAGTTCTGGGTCCTCGTCTCGGGCGTCGTCGAGCTGGCGGGCGCCGCCATGATCCTCTTCGACTGGCGCCCCCGCCTCGGGGGCTGGTTGATCGTGCTCTTCCTGCTTCCCGTCACCGTCACCGTTCACGGCTACGAGATGCTCTACGCCGAAGGCGAGGCCATGCGCGCCATCCAGCAGGCGTCGTTCCTGAAGGGGTTCGCCCTGATCGGCGCGGCCCTGTTCATCACACAGGTGGGCGCCAGCCACCGTCCGGTGCCGGCGGCGCGCTGAACGCGATCCACGATTCCTGTCCGGGTGTGGCCTGGTTCACAGGTGCGCTCGGCCCCAGGCGATAGGTTCCGCGCCGTCGAGGACGCAAGGGCGTCCAGAGGGGTGGACTGGATGCAGCGATTCGGATGGCTCGGTGTGGCCGTGATCGGGGTGTGGGTGGCGACCCTTCTCACGTCGCTGTCGATGATGTGGGACCGCACCTGGATGGAAGGAAACCCGCCCTCCGAGCTCGCGACCGGGGGGCTCCACGGCCTCGCGGTGATCGCGGGCCTGGGGCTCGGCGGGTCCCTGCTGGCTCGGGCGGTTCGCCGCGAGCTCAGCCGTGCCCAGACGCTGTCTTTCGCCGTTGCGTTCGGTTTGTCGGCGACTTCGGTCGCCTTGTTTCTGAAACCTTGAAAGAACCCTTGGAGGGAATCGAGATGCGTATTCGAACCATCGTGGGAATCGTCGTTGGCTTGTTGTTCATCGTGCCGGCCGCATATGCGGACGCGCCGCTCAAGAGCAAGCTCGGGCTCGATGTCGACCAGGCGAAGGTCGTCTCGGAGATCCAGGCGAAGTACAGGAAACAGAAGCGCAGCGTGCGCCAGGATCTGAACCGCGAGTCCCGGAAGCTACGGCGCGCGCGCTCGGCCAACGACAGCGAGACGATCGCGCAGCAAGAGCCCATCGTGGCGGGCCTCGAGGGGCAGATGCGCGAGCAGATCCGCGCCGAGGACGACGAGATTCGCAAGGTGCTCAGCCCCGAGCAGCTCGAGAAGTTCGAGGCCTATCTGCAGGTGCGGGACGACATGGTCGGGAGTTCCCGCGACGTCCGCGTGGGCAAGAACTAGGGCCCTGACCCAGGGCCATCGCCCTCGCGTCGCGCACCTCCGCAGCGCGGCGCGGGGGCCGGCCTCGGCCGCCGAGACCGGGCCTTTCGTTCGACCCCGCGGCGAATATCCTTCGAGGTCACGATCGACCGCGTGAACGGGTCGGAGACCGGAGTGGAAGGGGCGCGGGGATGGCGGACGTCGAATTCGTGCGGGGCCTGGGCATCGAAACGGTGCTCTCCGAGGACGGACGCTGTGAGATGGCCCTGGAGGTCGAGGAGCGTCACTTCAGCACCGCCGAGCGTGTTCACGGCGGCGTGTTCTTCACGCTGCTCGACACGGCGATGGGCCGCGCGGTGATCTCGAAGCTTCCGGAGGGTCGTGGCTGCGCGACGATCGAAGCGAAGATCAACTTCTTCCGGCCGGTCCAGACCGGCCGCCTCGTGGCGGTCGGGCGCTGCGTGAACCTCTCCAAACGACTCGCCTACACCGAGGCCGAGCTCGTCGACGCCGAGGGGCGTTCGATCGCCAAGGCGTCGGGCACCTTCATGTTGACCGACACCTACCGTCAGGCCGACCGCGAGCGCGTCTGATCGGAGGTCGATGCAGCGGTCGCCTCGCTAAGGCGCTTCGTCTCCGGTGACGGGCTCGAAGGCCACGATCCCGCCGGTGGGCGGGGGCGTTTGCATCGCCTCGGGCAGGAGCCAGCGGTAGGGAGCGCCGGCCGCGATCGACGCCTGGATCGCCAGGATGTCGAGGTAGAGCTGACCCTGGTGTCCGACGCTGATGCCGCCTTCGCTGGTGTCCGGGATCGGGTAGTCGGTGAGCAGATCGCCCGTCGCGGGGTCGAGGGAGACGAGCCGCGTGTTGCGCGGGTGGAAGAAGGCGCGTCCGAACACGTTCATGTCCCAGCCCATCACGACGCTCGTCCAGATCACGTCCTCGGTGATGGTGACGACGCTGTCGATGGCGCTGGTCGGCACCCCGCTCACGACGAAGGGCCACCAGGAGCTGACCGTGGGCAGGTGGCGTCGTGCCAGGTCGTCGTAGTTCCGTTCCCAGAGCACCTCGCCGCTGCGACCGTCGAGCTTCACGAGGCGTTCCCGCGCGAGCGCGTAGACGCTGCCGTCGTTGTCGACCGAGGGGGACGCCGGGACGCCGCCGATCGGGGTCGTGAAGAGCACTTCGCCCGTCGTCGCATCGAAGGCCATGACGTTGCCTTCGCCGTCGAAGGCGAAGACGCGTTCCCCATCGGCAGAGATGGCGGGGCTGGTTCCCGTCCCGGGGTCGGTCACGGTTTCGAAGGCGATGCGAAGCGCACCGTCTGCGAGGTCGATGCCGTAGAAGAGGCCTTCTTCGAGGCTGCGTCCGCCGGCGAGCAGGTAGATGCGCCCGGTCTCCGGATGCACCGCCGGCGAGTTCGTGACTTCGTAGCGATAGCCGAGCAGGATGCGCTCGGCGCGCTCGCGGGTCTCGCGATCCATCAAGCCGGGTTCCCACAGCCAATCGGGAACTGGAGGGCCATCGGGGCTGGCACCGCCCGGCAGCTCGAGCACGGGCACCGCGAGGGATCCATCGGCGCGCGAGAGCAGCACCACCTGGCCGTGGACGCTCACGCCTCCCACATGACCTCCGATGAAGATGCCGGTGACGAAGGGGCCAGCGACGCCCAGCGTCGATACCTCGGTCACCCATTTCACGCGGCCGTCGGGGTGGAAGGCCCAGAACTGGTCTGCGTCGCCGACGTAGACGTCACCGTCGTCCCCGATGATCGGCGCGCTGGTCACGGCGCCGGGCCCGAGCTGGGTGTCGTCCTCGTACACGTCGCTCTCCCACACGATGGCTCCCTCGGGTGAGATGGCGTGCAGGTGGCTCGTGCCGCGACCGCGACCGGTGGTGACGAAGAGTCGGCCATCGGGCGCCACGCTAGGTGCCGTCCAGCTCCCCGAGCCTTCGAGCACGTGCCAAGTCGGCTTCATCGTCGTGGGCAGCCGCACGGGGACGTAGTCCGAGTTGCGCGAGTCGCCGTGCACGGCGGCCCAGGTGGTGCGCGCGTAGCCCGGGCCGTTCGCGAAGGGCGGCTCGGCCTGGGCCAGCGAGGGCAGCAGTCCGATGGCGGCTGCGGCCATCGGGAGAACGCGAATCGACGAAAAGGAAATCATGCGCGCGAGTATATGGCCGCGGCCGCGTTCGACGCCCGACGCGATTGGCGCCGTCGGTCTGCGCCCGATTGGCTCCAGGGAGACACCGCGGTGCGTGATAGCGTCCGCGCCGATGCTCGGGTCCACGCGCGCGACGACGCTCCTGCTCGCCATCGGCCTGGCCGGGCTCTCGCTCGCCCTGCTCATGACGCGCGGCGGGCTGCTGGCCGGTCTGGGGCTCGTGGCGGGCAGCGCGATGCTCACGAAGGCCCTGTGGCGGCCCGGCGCTGCGGACGTGCGTTGGACGGCGGGTCTGCTCGCGGGCTGGGCCGCGCTCTGGGGCGTCGCGCTCGGCTCCGTCTACCTCGGGTGGGAGAGCGGCGAGGTCGTCGTGCTGCGACCGCTGGATCCCGTCACGGGCGAGCTCTCGGAGCTGCGCGTGTGGGTGGTGGACGATGCGCAGACGGGCCACCCGGTCGTCTTCTACGACGGTTCGCGGGAGCGTCTGGCCGCGATCGGGAGCCAGGCGACGCTGGAATGGGTGCGCGGCGGCAGCGTCCATCGGAGTCGCCCGACGCTGCACTGGCTCGACGACGCGCCGCCCGAGTTCGTCGCGCGGATCACCGAGCTCTTCGACGCGAAGTACGGCGACCTCGGCTGGGCGGCGAACGTCTTCTACGTCCTGGCCGGGCGCGCCGCCGGGCGGACCTTCGGCATCCTGGAGCTCGCACCCGCCGCGCCCGAATAGGGCTACGGGGTCTTGGCGCGGAACACCCGGCGAATCCGCATCGGGCCGTCGTCGGTGTCGATCCGGTTCCGCAGCTCGAGGTGGTCGTCCACGCGGGCCCAGGTCGACGTGATGACGACGATGCGGTCCGCATCGACGTAGTTCTGCTGGGTCACGACGAGCTCGCCGGCGTCGTTCCACACCTCGCTCGAGACGACCTTGCGCCCGAGCGGGTCCTTCCGCTCGCGCTCGACGCCATCCGCGGGCATGGGCGTGTCGGTGGTCTGGATCGGGTTCTCGTTGACGATGCGCAGGCCGTCCCCGAGTGGCGTGATGGTCAGGGTCGGCTCCATCACGTCGGCCATCTTGCGCGCGACCCAGGGCGCTTCCATCACCTCGAGCAGCGGTCCGATGGGGTCGGAGGCGTCGCCGTCGAGCTGCCAGACGCCGATGTAGGAGTCGCCCGGGTCCGAAGCGTTCTCGGCCGCGGTGGCGCTGGCGAACAGCGCGCAGCACAAGAGCGCTACCGGAGCAGCCAGCCGCGTTCGCGCTCCAGAGTGGCTCGATCGGAAGACGCGCATGCGCTGCACCTCAGTCGAGATGGGCTTCGAGGGCAGCCAATACGACCTCGGGCCCCGAGCGCCGCTGGTAGTTCTCGGCCACGTCCATCCAGAGCACCTTGCCGTTGGCATCGACGAGGAGTGACGCGGGAACGGGCAGCGCTTCGATCTCGTCTCGTGGGTCGCCCGAGTGGGCACCCTCGTTACGCAGGCCGAAGGCGTCGGTCACCGCCAGGGTGCGGTCCGAGAGCATGGTCGCCTGCAGCCCGTGGGCCCGTCGACCCTTGCGGATGTCCTCCGGGTGGTCGGTGCTCACGGTCAGCACTTGTACGCCGCGCTCGTCGAACTCACTTCGCAGTTCTTCCCATCGCCGCAACTCGGCGACACAGTACGGTCACCAGTGGGCGCGGAAGAACTTGATCAGGACCGGGTTGCCGCGCAGCCGTGCCGAGTCGAAGAGTTCGCCGTGGTCGTCGGGCGCGTTGAAGTCCGGGATCGTGTCGCCCACCTGGATCGCGTTCGGCGGCAGGATCTGCTCGCTGATGCTCACGGTGAAGGTCAGGAAGAGCCCGAGCACGATCGCGGGCAGCGCCGCGATCCGGCCGAGCCAGGTTGCCTTCATCACGAAGGCCGCGACGCCGAGCGCGGCGGCGCTCAGCCAGGCTGCGACGAAGAGAACGCGGCTCTGGGGGAGGTCGACCGCTTCCGCCAGCGAGAACCACGTCATCACCGAGCCGACGGCGAGCGCGAGCCCCACCAGGGCCAACCGGTTTCCTAGATTCGCCAAGGCACTCACGCAGGCCTCCTCGTTCTCGGGGCGCGGCGAACACGCCGCGCCGATTCTAGTACGCCGCAGCGTTCAGATGCCGGCTTCTCGCCCTGCGGCCGCGAGAGCTTCGACCGTGTCGTCGAGGGTCAAGAGCTCTGGGAGCAGCTCGGGCGACTTCGCGGGGTCGGCGGGATACACGAGGTACATCGGCACACCGGCGCGGCCCCAGGTTCCCAGCGCGCGGGTGATCCGGTCGTCCCGCCGGGTCCAGTCGGCCTTGAAGACCGCGTAGTTCCAGCGCTCGAGCTCGTTGCGGACGGCGTCCTGCGAGAGCACGACGGTCTCGTTGACCTTGCAGGTGATGCACCAGTCGGCGGTGAAGTCGACGAACACGGGGCGGCCCGCTGCGCGTTCGCGCGCGATCGCGGCGGGGTCGAAAGCCACCCAGGCGATCCCGTCGCCGGAGTCGGCGACGCGGTCTCGGGTGTCCGGGGGCGGCGCCGCGTCGAAGGGCAGGATGGCGAGCGCCCCGACGACGAAGGCGAGTGTCGCGGCGGCCAGGCTGCGGGCCCAGCCGGTGCGCGCTGCTGCCTGGGCGATTCCGAAGAGCCACGCCAGGAACGCGACGACGACCAGGTAGGCCAGCAGCAGGGACTGGGTGTCGACGCCCGCGGCCCGTCCTGCCACCCAGGTCAGCCACATCACGGTGGCGAGGAGGGCGAAGGCGAGCGCCTGGCGCACGCGGAGCATCCAGGCGCCGGGGCGCGGGACGAAGCGGGACCAGCCCGGCACGACGGTCACCAGCACGAAGGGCGCCGCGAGGCCGATTCCGATCGCAGTGAAGATGGCCACGATCACCAGCCCCGAGCTCGCGAAGGCAAAGCCCACCGCCGTTCCGAGGAACGGCGCGGTGCACGGCGTCGCGACGGCGACGGCGAGGGTGCCCTCGAAGAAGCTTCGCGAGGTCGCCGGGGGTCCGACCGCGGGCCCGAGATCCGGTCCGGACGGTTGCAGCGTGATCTCGAACGCACCGAAGAGGTTCATCGCGAACACGACGAGGATCGTGCAGATCGCCGCCAGAAAGATCGGGTTCTGGAGCTGGAAGCCCCAGCCGACCGCAGCTCCTGCCGAACGCAGTGCGATCACGACCGCGGCGAGCGCCCACATCGACGCGACGATGCCGGCGAGATAGGCGAGGCCGTGTCGCACGGCGTGCCCGCGCTCGGCCTGGGCGAGCTGGGTGACGGCGAAGATCTTGATCGCGAGCACGGGCAGGACGCAGGGCATCAGGTTCAAGATCAACCCGCCGACCAGCCCGAGCAGCAACGCGAAAGCCAACGACGGGGAATCGGGCTGCGGCGCCTCGGTGGCCTTCGGCTCGTCGGGGGCCGAGGGCAGGGCGGCGATCACGTCGAAGGTCCCGGCGGACGCTTCGTTGGCGTCGACGACGAGCGGGATGTCCACCGCGAGGTGCGCCGCCTGGTCGGCGCGGGCGAGCGGAACGATGCCGCGCAGGCGCATGCCATCCAGCGCCTGTTCCCCTTCGAAGGACTCGGCGTGCAAGACGAGCGAGAAGCCGCGGGTCTCGTCACCGTCCACGCCCGCTTGCGGCGCGCGCGCGAGCCCTTGCGCCGAGAAGCCCACGTCCGACGCCTCGAGGGGGAGGAACGCCTGGTCGGCGTAGGGTGTGTCGAGGATCCAGGGGCGGCAGTCCGCACCGGCTTCCGTGCAGGAGCTGATCTCGAGCACGACCGCAACGGGTTCGTCGACCGCGGTCGGCTTCGCAGCGCGGGCGGCGACGTTCGCCTGGAGCGCGCGCGGACGCTGCGGCACCCGGGACGCCGCGAGGTCGAAGCGCTGGCGAACCGAGACCTCCGCGGGCGTACGCGTCTCGCCGACGGGAACGGCGTGCGCGAGCTCGATGCGGCCCGGAATGCAGGCGGTGAGGCACGCGACGAAGCGGACCTGGGCTTCGAGGTTCCAGGCGTCCGACGCAGCTGGCACGACGCGCGCCTCGGCGTGCAGCAATACCTCGTCCTTGTAGCCGTAGGTCGTCAGCAGGCCGTCCGCTTCGCGAAACACGTGTGGTGCCGGCCAGCGGAGCGGTCCGACCTCGCCCTGGGGAGCGTTCCAGGCGATCTGGGTGGCGGCGCCCGAGTCGCCCGGATTCTCCCAATAGATGTGCCAGCCCGGATCCAGGGTGAGCAGGACCCCGACGCGAACGCGATCGCCGGGCGCCACGCGGTCCGCGTCGACGACGAGCTCGGCGCGGACCCGCGCATCGTCGACGCCCAGGGCCGCCTCGCCGGTCGGCCCGGGCGCTGCGAGAGCGGGGAGGGCCAGGGTCAGCAGCACCCCCACGAGCGTCAGCGCGCGTAGCGCCGAGAGGCGAACGCGCTGCGCGCGAGGGTTGGATCGGGGCACCGACACCGGTGCGGGTTCCTGGAACATGCGCTGGGGACTCGTGTTGGGCGCGTTCTAGCGGGCCTCACGCAGGAGGCCCAGGAATTCGGAAAGACGATAGGGACCTCTCCGCTTCCTGGAAAGCCAGGGGCTCTGGCGTGGGTTTCGGGCGTTCGATCCGGTGATCTTGCCGTGGCACCTCGCCCTCAGCGATGCGCTCCGAGCGTGCAAGGTCTGTGCTTCAATCGCCCCGAGCGGCCGAGGGAGAGCGGACCATGCGAGGTGTGCGCAGAACCGAGAAGGGCATCGACGTGGTCGAGCTGCCGACGCCGAACGGTGACGGTGTGCGCATCCGCGTCGAGTCGATCGGGATCTGCCAGACCGACCTCGCGCTATCGGAGATGGGGCCGCTCCAGTTCACGATGGGCCACGAGTTCGCCGGT is a window encoding:
- a CDS encoding Rrf2 family transcriptional regulator; protein product: MKIGKGVEWAAHTCALLALLPPGAALSGEALADFLGVPTPYLAKQLQALSRAGIVEAKRGAAGGYWLARPPERVSLWDVTAALEGSEPSFRCTEVRRSGPCGASPAECAGPCTIAAAFRHAEEGYRQALASVPLTEVVAGVARDATSARKQRIRAWIDQNAALPA
- a CDS encoding thioredoxin family protein produces the protein MFQEPAPVSVPRSNPRAQRVRLSALRALTLVGVLLTLALPALAAPGPTGEAALGVDDARVRAELVVDADRVAPGDRVRVGVLLTLDPGWHIYWENPGDSGAATQIAWNAPQGEVGPLRWPAPHVFREADGLLTTYGYKDEVLLHAEARVVPAASDAWNLEAQVRFVACLTACIPGRIELAHAVPVGETRTPAEVSVRQRFDLAASRVPQRPRALQANVAARAAKPTAVDEPVAVVLEISSCTEAGADCRPWILDTPYADQAFLPLEASDVGFSAQGLARAPQAGVDGDETRGFSLVLHAESFEGEQALDGMRLRGIVPLARADQAAHLAVDIPLVVDANEASAGTFDVIAALPSAPDEPKATEAPQPDSPSLAFALLLGLVGGLILNLMPCVLPVLAIKIFAVTQLAQAERGHAVRHGLAYLAGIVASMWALAAVVIALRSAGAAVGWGFQLQNPIFLAAICTILVVFAMNLFGAFEITLQPSGPDLGPAVGPPATSRSFFEGTLAVAVATPCTAPFLGTAVGFAFASSGLVIVAIFTAIGIGLAAPFVLVTVVPGWSRFVPRPGAWMLRVRQALAFALLATVMWLTWVAGRAAGVDTQSLLLAYLVVVAFLAWLFGIAQAAARTGWARSLAAATLAFVVGALAILPFDAAPPPDTRDRVADSGDGIAWVAFDPAAIARERAAGRPVFVDFTADWCITCKVNETVVLSQDAVRNELERWNYAVFKADWTRRDDRITRALGTWGRAGVPMYLVYPADPAKSPELLPELLTLDDTVEALAAAGREAGI
- a CDS encoding PQQ-binding-like beta-propeller repeat protein, which encodes MISFSSIRVLPMAAAAIGLLPSLAQAEPPFANGPGYARTTWAAVHGDSRNSDYVPVRLPTTMKPTWHVLEGSGSWTAPSVAPDGRLFVTTGRGRGTSHLHAISPEGAIVWESDVYEDDTQLGPGAVTSAPIIGDDGDVYVGDADQFWAFHPDGRVKWVTEVSTLGVAGPFVTGIFIGGHVGGVSVHGQVVLLSRADGSLAVPVLELPGGASPDGPPVPDWLWEPGLMDRETRERAERILLGYRYEVTNSPAVHPETGRIYLLAGGRSLEEGLFYGIDLADGALRIAFETVTDPGTGTSPAISADGERVFAFDGEGNVMAFDATTGEVLFTTPIGGVPASPSVDNDGSVYALARERLVKLDGRSGEVLWERNYDDLARRHLPTVSSWWPFVVSGVPTSAIDSVVTITEDVIWTSVVMGWDMNVFGRAFFHPRNTRLVSLDPATGDLLTDYPIPDTSEGGISVGHQGQLYLDILAIQASIAAGAPYRWLLPEAMQTPPPTGGIVAFEPVTGDEAP
- a CDS encoding PaaI family thioesterase encodes the protein MADVEFVRGLGIETVLSEDGRCEMALEVEERHFSTAERVHGGVFFTLLDTAMGRAVISKLPEGRGCATIEAKINFFRPVQTGRLVAVGRCVNLSKRLAYTEAELVDAEGRSIAKASGTFMLTDTYRQADRERV
- a CDS encoding DoxX family membrane protein, translated to MLQEDRLPNHSALTLAARFLFTGVFFLSGITHFTNVGRYVALMPEAIPFREFWVLVSGVVELAGAAMILFDWRPRLGGWLIVLFLLPVTVTVHGYEMLYAEGEAMRAIQQASFLKGFALIGAALFITQVGASHRPVPAAR
- a CDS encoding Spy/CpxP family protein refolding chaperone; amino-acid sequence: MRIRTIVGIVVGLLFIVPAAYADAPLKSKLGLDVDQAKVVSEIQAKYRKQKRSVRQDLNRESRKLRRARSANDSETIAQQEPIVAGLEGQMREQIRAEDDEIRKVLSPEQLEKFEAYLQVRDDMVGSSRDVRVGKN